In Helianthus annuus cultivar XRQ/B chromosome 3, HanXRQr2.0-SUNRISE, whole genome shotgun sequence, a single window of DNA contains:
- the LOC118490353 gene encoding EG45-like domain containing protein produces MSLLSFGSSESGIGTINDPPYLPSACFGFQDQGVMIAAANQDLWQGGAACGKNFQVTCTGATNQGVPHPCTDTPTVNVMITDFCPPPGCKVDLDLSHEAFSIMADPRAGGIKISYQEV; encoded by the exons ATGAGCCTTTTAAGTTTTGGGTCGTCTGAAAGTGGGATTGGAACCATCAATGATCCTCCATACCTGC CATCAGCTTGTTTTGGGTTCCAAGATCAAGGAGTTATGATAGCAGCTGCGAACCAAGATTTATGGCAAGGTGGAGCTGCCTGCGGGAAAAACTTTCAAGTGACTTGCACAGGTGCAACCAACCAAGGCGTACCACACCCTTGTACTGACACCCCCACAGTGAACGTAATGATCACCGATTTTTGCCCGCCACCTGGCTGCAAGGTCGACCTTGACTTGTCACACGAAGCTTTTTCTATCATGGCGGATCCAAGAGCTGGAGGAATCAAAATCTCTTACCAAGA GGTGTGA